The Bradyrhizobium sp. B097 genome contains the following window.
CTGCTCGCCGACACCGAGAAAGCGGATCGCCTGGATCGTGCCGAGGTCCGCGAGGGGCTGAAGCCACGTCATCTGCTTGCGGGTCGCCGCCGCCAGCGCCGGGCTCATCTCATCATAGTTGGGATTCCCCGAGGCGATCCCATCGATCAGGCGGTGCAGCGCAGCCTCGGTTCCAGGGCTGGCCGACTGGTTCTTGACGCGCTCCGCCGTCTGGTCGGCGATCTTCCTCGCCGTCGCGGTGTCGATGCGCGCCATCGCAATATCGCTGCCGTTCTGATGCAGAATCAGCGAGGTGGCTCGTCCGTCCGGTCCGACGACGAAGCTGACCTGCGCGTCGACGATCTTGGCGAAGAATTCGGTCACGCTCTCCGCAAAGAACCGCACCGAGCGCTGTCCGGTCAGTTGCATCACCAGATGATGTTCGTCGGGGGTCACCGTGAACACGGCGCGGTCGTTGAGCTGATAGAACCCGGCATAATTGTCGAGCGTGGCTGAATCCACGGCGGTCTCCTGCCGCGCGGCGATCGGCGGTGATTCTGCAGTGAAGTCTGCAGCCGGCGCCGGCGTGCTCGGCGGTCCGGCGGCCTGTATCCGGGCGGACAGCGTGTTCCAGTCACGCAGACCGAGGACGTTGGCGATCAGCTCCAGGCTGTCGCTGTGGGTGAGGGGGACCGATTTGGCGGCGAGCGCTTCGCGCAGCGTCTGCGCCATGGCCTTGGCATCACGAAAGTCGCGCATGGGATCAACCTTTGCATCGACGAACGGAAAGCGTCAGGGGCTTGCGTTGCTGACCCGTTCGCGCGGGCAAAGGAAGCCTGAAACCTGGCTTGATACGTTCACCGTCCCCGGGCGGGGTGCAAGCGGCGGGTGGTATCGACCCGGACTAATGTTCGCCGGGGACCTGCAATTTGTCAATTGCAACAGCCCGTGATCGGGTGCGTCCTCTCGACATTCCGTTGCCAAATCGGCAACCATGGCTGATATCGCCAGCCGGGAGGACGTCGTCACATGAGCAAGCCGATCAAGACCGAAGCCGAACTCATCGCGATGGCGCGGGCCGAGTTGAAAGTCCATGTCGACTGCCCCGACGGCATCGACATCTCGGTGCTGCGCGACGGCGACAGCTGGGAATTCCGCGCCAGTGCCAACGAAGCCACGGTGGCGCGGCCCGGCTACCCCGAATGCGTCGCGATGCTGGTGCAGATCGGCGACCATCTCAGCAAGCAGTATGACGTGAAGGCCGACTAGCGCATGAATGTCCGTGGCCGCTTGCCCCAGGGGCGGCACGCAGGCGGACAGACATGCCAATGTTAACGCGATGGGCCACAGGCGACATTCCCGACCTCGATTGTTCAACTGAATTCGTGCTATCGCTTAGAGCTCTATTGAATCTAAGCATTCCCGTCCCATGCTTGCAGTCTTACGCAGCCGGAAAGCAATGCTCCTCCTCGCTTTGGCGGGTTCGCTGGCGATCTCGCTCGGACAAGCCTTTGGCGATGACGAACAGGTCTGGGCGGCATTGAAGCGAGGCGGCATGGTTGTCCTGCTGCGCCATACCCACGTCGATATGCGAGAAGGAATAGGGCACCTCGCGCCCGGAAACTGCGCCGAGGAAGTAAACCTTTCTTCCCGCGGCGTTGAGCAGGCCAAGCGGATTGGCGAGGCGTTCCGTGCGCACGGCATTGCCGTCGGAGAGGTCCGGACCAGCCCGTATTGCCGTTGCATCGACACCGGCAAGCTTGCGTTCGGTCGCGCGATGCCTTTCCAATATCTTATGCCGCCAGGCGTCTTATCCGAGAGCCAGGCGACATCGAATGAGGAGCGGGTCTTGCAAGACATCCATGCGTACCGGTCGTCTGCGAACTTGGTGATGATCACCCACGATCTCAACATCTCAAACATCGTTCTTGAACCATCGATCGCCATGGGGGATTTCTTTGTTCTTCAGCCCAATGGGACGAATTTCGATGTCGTCGGCAGCATTCAAATGGGCGGCAAGTAAGAGGTCGATCTCAGAGTTGATCAGGTTGCCTCCAGCGAAAGAGTCGTAATGGACCGCATCGACGCCATGAAGGTCTTCGTCGCGGCGGTCGACGAGGGCAGCCTTGCCGGAGCGGGGCGGAAACTGCGGCGCTCGCCGGCGGCGGTCAGCCGGGCGATCGCGTTCCTCGAACATCATGTCGGCGCCGAGCTGCTTCATCGCACCACGCGGTCGCTGAAGCTGAGCGACGCCGGCCAGCGTTACGCGGCGGCCTGCCGGCGGATCCTCAGCGAGCTCGAGGAGGCCGACATCTCGGCCGGCGGCGAGCGGTCGGCGCCGCGCGGCACGCTGACCATCACCGCACCCGTCGTCGTCGGCGAGGACGTGCTGCGGCCGCTGCTCGACGCCTTCATGACGGAACATCCGGCGGTGACGGTGCGGCTCGTGATGCTCGATCGCACCGTCAATCTGATCGACGAGGGCATCGACGTCGCGCTGCGCATCGCGCAGCTCGCCGATTCCAATTTTGTCGCGATCAGGCTGGGCGAGGTGCGCCGCGTGGTCGCGGCGTCGCCCGGCTATCTCACGCGGCACCCTGATATCAGCGAGCCGGCTGATCTCGCAAAGCACCAGATCATCGCGATGACGCATTTCGGGCTCGACTCCTGGAGCTTTCCGCCGGCCGCGAAGTCGAAGGTGGCGCGCGCGGTCCAGTTCGCGCCGCGCCTGGTCGTCAACACGGTGCGGGCGGCGGTCGCCTCGGCCAGCGAAGGGCACGGCGTCACCCGGCTGTTCTCGTATCACATTGCCGAGGAAATCCGTGACGGGCGATTGCAGATCCTGCTTGCCAAGGACGAGCATCCGGCTTTGCCGGTGCATCTGTTGGCGCCGCAGGGTCGCTTCGATGTGCCGAAGGTGCGCGCCTTCGTCGATTTCGCGACGCCGCGGCTGAAGCGCTATTTCGAGCGGCTGACGCGTGAGGCCAGCCAGGCCAGTCGTTCGCGTCGCGGAAGAGTGTCTGCCGAATAGCGGGCATTCGCACGAAATGCGGATGTATCTAGGTTGCTCTCCATCGAGGCGGTGCTGATGCCGCTTCAGCAACAGATGGAGAGAGATCATGGGTGCAGAGCAGAAGGTTGCGATCATCACCGGCGCGTCGCAGGGAATCGGCGAGGCGCTCGTCAGGGGCTACCGCGACCGCAACTACCGCGTCGTCGCCAATTCCCGCAGCATCAAGCCGTCGACCGATGCCGATGTGCTGGCGGTCCCGGGCGATATCGGCGATGCCGAGGTGGCCGATCGCATCGTCAAGCAGGCCCTCGCACGCTTCGGCCGCGTCGACACGCTGGTCAACAATGCCGGCATCTTCGTCGCCAAGCCGTTCACCGATCACACCGACGAGGACTACGCGTCGGTGCTCGCAACCAACCTCAACGGCTTCTTCTACATCACCCGCCGCGTGGCGAAGGAGATGGTGAAGCAGGGGTCGGGGCATATCGTTCAGATCACGACCAGCCTGGTCGACCATGCCAACAGCAATGTGCCTTCGGTGCTGGCTTCCCTGACCAAGGGCGGGCTGAGCGCGGCGACCAAGTCGCTCGCGATCGAATATGCCGCCAAGGGCATCCGCGTGAACGCAGTTGCACCCGGCGTGATCAAGACGCCGATGCACGCCCCCGAGACCCACGACTTCCTCGCCAAGCTGCATCCGGTGGGCCGCATGGGCGAGATGAAGGACATCGTTGACGCCGTGCTGTTCCTGGAAGGCGCGGGCTTCGTCACCGGCGAGATCCTGCATGTCGACGGCGGCCAGAGCGCCGGTCACTGACGAGCACGATCGGGAGCGTGTGATGCCTGTTGTCACCATCCAGGTCACGCGTGAGGGGACGACGCCGCGTGCGTCGTCCACCACGCCGGAGCAGAAGGCGGCGCTGATCAAGGGCGCCAGCGAATTGCTGCGCGACGTGCTCGGCAAGCCGATGGAATCGACCTTCGTCATCATCGAGGAGGTCGATACCGACAATTGGGGCTGGGGCGGGCTGCCCGCGCTGGAATATCGCAAGAAGCGCGCGGCCGCTGCGGCGGCGAAATCTTCCGACTGACGGCCCTTGCCACATCGAACTGGGCGCCTCTCCCGATCGGGAGAGGCAAGGCGTGATCGCTGTGAGCGATTGCTGCGATCGCAACTAATCATTTTTCACGAACGGTCGGAGGGCCTACTGCGATGTCCATGTCAGCCAATGTCGATCATCACAGGCGCCATCACGCCGAGCCGCATCGCGATGCAGGGGGGCCGCTGTGGCTGTCTGCAGCCGCGGGGCTATGCGCCTCGTTGGTCGGGCTCGGGCTGGCGCGCTTTGCCTACACGCCGCTGATTCCGGCGCTGATCGCAGAGAAATGGTTCACGCCGGCGGAAGCGGTGTATCTCGGTGCCGCCAACCTTGCCGGCTATCTCGCCGGCGCGCTGATCGCCCGCGATCTCGGCGCGCGCATCGGCTCGGTGTGGGCGCTGCGCGGTATGATGGTTCTGGCGGCCGCCACCTGCTTTGCCTGCGCGGTGCCGATCTCCTTCGTCTGGTTCTTCGGACTTCGCTTCCTCGCCGGCATCAGTGGTGGCGTGATCATGGTGCTGGCGGCGACCGCGATCCTGCCGCACGTCGCGCCAAGCAAGCGCGGTTTGATCAGCGGCGTGATCTTCGCCGGCGTCGGACTGGGCGTGGCAGCGTCAGGCACACTGGTGCCGCTGTTGCTGCAGCAGGGCATCAAGCAGGCCTGGTACG
Protein-coding sequences here:
- a CDS encoding LysR family transcriptional regulator; its protein translation is MDRIDAMKVFVAAVDEGSLAGAGRKLRRSPAAVSRAIAFLEHHVGAELLHRTTRSLKLSDAGQRYAAACRRILSELEEADISAGGERSAPRGTLTITAPVVVGEDVLRPLLDAFMTEHPAVTVRLVMLDRTVNLIDEGIDVALRIAQLADSNFVAIRLGEVRRVVAASPGYLTRHPDISEPADLAKHQIIAMTHFGLDSWSFPPAAKSKVARAVQFAPRLVVNTVRAAVASASEGHGVTRLFSYHIAEEIRDGRLQILLAKDEHPALPVHLLAPQGRFDVPKVRAFVDFATPRLKRYFERLTREASQASRSRRGRVSAE
- a CDS encoding 4-oxalocrotonate tautomerase family protein; this translates as MPVVTIQVTREGTTPRASSTTPEQKAALIKGASELLRDVLGKPMESTFVIIEEVDTDNWGWGGLPALEYRKKRAAAAAAKSSD
- a CDS encoding histidine phosphatase family protein translates to MLLLALAGSLAISLGQAFGDDEQVWAALKRGGMVVLLRHTHVDMREGIGHLAPGNCAEEVNLSSRGVEQAKRIGEAFRAHGIAVGEVRTSPYCRCIDTGKLAFGRAMPFQYLMPPGVLSESQATSNEERVLQDIHAYRSSANLVMITHDLNISNIVLEPSIAMGDFFVLQPNGTNFDVVGSIQMGGK
- a CDS encoding SDR family oxidoreductase; its protein translation is MGAEQKVAIITGASQGIGEALVRGYRDRNYRVVANSRSIKPSTDADVLAVPGDIGDAEVADRIVKQALARFGRVDTLVNNAGIFVAKPFTDHTDEDYASVLATNLNGFFYITRRVAKEMVKQGSGHIVQITTSLVDHANSNVPSVLASLTKGGLSAATKSLAIEYAAKGIRVNAVAPGVIKTPMHAPETHDFLAKLHPVGRMGEMKDIVDAVLFLEGAGFVTGEILHVDGGQSAGH
- a CDS encoding glyoxalase superfamily protein — encoded protein: MAQTLREALAAKSVPLTHSDSLELIANVLGLRDWNTLSARIQAAGPPSTPAPAADFTAESPPIAARQETAVDSATLDNYAGFYQLNDRAVFTVTPDEHHLVMQLTGQRSVRFFAESVTEFFAKIVDAQVSFVVGPDGRATSLILHQNGSDIAMARIDTATARKIADQTAERVKNQSASPGTEAALHRLIDGIASGNPNYDEMSPALAAATRKQMTWLQPLADLGTIQAIRFLGVGEQGEDVYSVRQANGAAHWRIALDDKGIISTAWVTPGP